One region of Fragaria vesca subsp. vesca linkage group LG4, FraVesHawaii_1.0, whole genome shotgun sequence genomic DNA includes:
- the LOC101305259 gene encoding pentatricopeptide repeat-containing protein At3g14730-like translates to MNRTTNFINKPSFSLCFRYPFSCSATQPVQPVYDLSTCIASLQACARYKSLRKGKQIHAYMLTNGFLCSPLSITSLINMYSKCNQMGDAVSTFYYRFHDHNVFAYNAVIAGFTANGLARNAFEFYNRMRLTYVVPDKFTFPCVIRACCSIREVMKIHSLVIKLGLELDVYVGSALVNTYLKFLLVKEAQKVFEELPSRDIVLWNAMVNGFAQIGRFDEALVVFRTMGEEGVMPSRFTVTGVLSIFAMMGDFDHGRAIHAIALKMGYDSHFEVANALIDMYGKCKFTEDALDIFDMMIEKDIYSWNSIIAVHEQCGYHDETLRLFYRMLGAGILPDLVTITIVVPACSHLSALMHGREIHGYMIKNGVGKGDVNKEDVNDVLMANAIMDMYAKCGSMRNAYMVFDKMKNKDIASWNIMITGYGMHGNANEALDMFSRMCETQIEVDEVTLVGVLSACSHAGLVSEGRELLRQMRSKYGVIPTIEHYTCVVDMLGRAGHVVEAFELVQNMPIQANAVVWRALLAACRLHRNSDIAKVAAQKLMEIDPGHSGNYVLTSNIFVDTGQYEEVSEVRQTMRQHNVQKAPGCSWTELKDGMHAFVNGDRSHPKANFIYAQLDSLTARLREHGYVPQL, encoded by the coding sequence ATGAATAGGACCACCAATTTCATCAACAAACCTTCCTTCTCTTTGTGTTTTCGCTACCCTTTTTCATGTTCTGCTACCCAACCTGTTCAGCCTGTGTATGACCTCAGCACCTGCATAGCCTCATTGCAAGCATGTGCTCGCTACAAGAGCCTCCGAAAAGGCAAGCAAATACACGCATATATGCTCACAAATGGCTTCCTTTGCTCCCCTCTATCCATAACCAGCCTTATCAACATGTACTCCAAGTGCAACCAAATGGGTGATGCCGTCTCTACCTTTTACTATAGGTTCCATGATCACAATGTATTTGCTTACAATGCAGTCATTGCTGGGTTCACTGCAAACGGGTTGGCTAGAAATGCATTTGAATTCTATAACAGAATGCGGTTGACATATGTCGTGCCAGATAAGTTTACGTTTCCATGTGTGATCAGAGCTTGTTGTAGCATACGGGAGGTTATGAAAATTCATTCCTTGGTGATTAAACTTGGGTTGGAATTGGATGTATATGTTGGTAGTGCTTTGGTGAATACATACTTGAAATTCCTGTTAGTAAAGGAGGCACAGAAAGTGTTTGAGGAGTTGCCTTCTAGAGATATTGTGCTTTGGAATGCAATGGTTAATGGGTTTGCACAGATTGGACGTTTTGATGAAGCTTTAGTTGTCTTTAGGACAATGGGTGAGGAAGGGGTCATGCCAAGTAGGTTTACGGTAACTGGGGTCCTGTCGATATTCGCCATGATGGGAGATTTTGACCATGGGAGAGCAATTCATGCGATTGCATTGAAAATGGGGTATGATTCACATTTTGAGGTTGCAAATGCTTTGATTGACATGTATGGAAAATGCAAGTTTACAGAAGATGCATTGGATATTTTTGACATGATGATTGAGAAGGATATATATTCTTGGAACTCAATTATAGCAGTGCATGAACAGTGTGGTTATCATGATGAAACTCTCAGGCTGTTCTACAGAATGTTAGGTGCTGGAATTCTACCTGATTTGGTGACCATCACAATAGTTGTTCCAGCTTGCTCTCATCTATCAGCATTGATGCATGGTAGAGAAATTCATGGATATATGATTAAAAATGGGGTAGGCAAGGGGGATGTGAATAAGGAAGATGTCAATGATGTGCTAATGGCCAATGCGATCATGGACATGTACGCAAAATGTGGGAGCATGAGAAATGCTTATATGGTTTTCGATAAGATGAAAAATAAGGATATAGCGTCATGGAACATCATGATCACAGGTTATGGCATGCACGGCAATGCTAACGAGGCATTAGATATGTTCTCTCGCATGTGTGAGACACAGATTGAGGTTGATGAGGTCACATTGGTTGGGGTTCTATCTGCATGCAGCCATGCAGGGTTAGTGAGTGAAGGGCGTGAATTATTGAGACAAATGAGGTCAAAATATGGTGTAATTCCAACCATTGAGCATTATACATGTGTAGTTGACATGCTTGGTCGAGCTGGACATGTAGTGGAGGCATTTGAATTGGTGCAAAACATGCCTATTCAAGCCAATGCTGTGGTGTGGAGGGCATTGTTAGCAGCATGTCGACTTCATAGGAATTCGGACATTGCAAAAGTAGCTGCACAGAAGCTTATGGAAATTGACCCTGGGCACTCTGGTAATTATGTGTTAACGTCCAATATTTTCGTAGATACTGGTCAGTATGAAGAGGTATCAGAAGTTAGACAGACAATGAGGCAACATAATGTCCAGAAGGCACCAGGCTGTAGCTGGACTGAGTTGAAGGATGGCATGCATGCTTTTGTCAATGGTGATAGGTCCCATCCGAAAGCCAACTTTATTTATGCTCAATTGGACTCATTGACTGCTCGACTTCGTGAGCATGGATATGTGCCCCAGCTGTAG